Proteins encoded within one genomic window of Lynx canadensis isolate LIC74 chromosome B4, mLynCan4.pri.v2, whole genome shotgun sequence:
- the SINHCAF gene encoding SIN3-HDAC complex-associated factor, which translates to MFGFHKPKMYRSIEGCCICRAKSSSSRFTDSKRYEKDFQSCFGLHETRSGDICNACVLLVKRWKKLPAGSKKNWNHVVDARAGPSLKTTLKPKKVKTLSGNRIKSNQISKLQKEFKRHNSDAHSTTSSASPAQSPCYSNQSDDGSDTEMASGSNRTPVFSFLDLTYWKRQKICCGIIYKGRFGEVLIDTHLFKPCCSNKKAAAEKPEEQGPEPLPISTQEW; encoded by the exons ATGTTTGGTTTTCACAAGCCAAAGATGTACCGAAGTATAGAGGGCTGCTGTATTTGCAGAGCTAAGTCCTCCAGTTCTCGATTCACTGACAGTAAACGCTATGAAAAGGACTTCCAGAGCTGTTTTGG GTTGCATGAGACTCGTTCAGGAGACATCTGTAATGCCTGTGTCCTGCTTGtgaaaagatggaagaaattgCCAGCAGGATCAAAAAAAAACTGGAATCAT GTGGTAGATGCAAGGGCAGGACCCAGTCTGAAGACAACATTGAaaccaaagaaagtgaaaactttATCTGGAAACAGGATAAAAAGCAACCAGATCAGTAAACTACAGAAGGAATTCAAACGTCACA ATTCTGATGCTCACAGTACCACCTCAAGTGCCTCCCCAGCTCAGTCTCCTTGTTATAGTAACCAGTCAGACGATGGCTCAGATACAGAGATGGCTTCTGGCTCTAACAGAACgccagttttttcctttttagatctCACGTACTGGAAAAg acagAAAATATGTTGTGGGATTATCTATAAAGGCCGTTTTGGAGAAGTTCTCATTGACACACATCTATTCAAGCCTTGCTGCAGCAATAAGAAAGCAGCTGCTGAGAAGCCGGAGGAGCAGGGGCCAGAGCCTCTGCCCATCTCCACTCAGGAGTGGTGA